The Methanosphaera stadtmanae DSM 3091 genome includes a window with the following:
- a CDS encoding DUF354 domain-containing protein, translated as MKIWIDIVNTPHVRFFNGIIKKLRKDGHEVLITARDFSNIHDLLDIFGLEYTSIGDHGVTLEEKLLSSTKRAYDLSKFISKEDIDIAITKHSIELPRVAFGLGIPNIFILDNEHAIAANKLTLPLTNKLIIPEIFDVWNTIKFGMNPNNIVQYNGTCEITHLEDFKYNEKILETLNLDLDDNKKIILMRPEPSLASYLHTDCTKSVLTPIVNELKDIANILVIPRFKAQSTIFKDIPHVHVIKTPVDTFSLTKRADLLIGAGGTMNREAALLKTPVISCYPGKVLSVDKYYIEKGLMKRSTDLNEIIKLAKELLTKKSKEVELKTDNLIDLIVDEIYKTYKEFNK; from the coding sequence ATGAAGATATGGATAGATATTGTAAATACACCCCATGTACGATTTTTTAATGGAATTATTAAAAAATTAAGAAAAGATGGACATGAAGTACTAATAACTGCTAGAGATTTTTCAAATATTCATGATTTACTTGATATTTTTGGATTAGAATATACATCTATTGGTGATCATGGAGTTACTCTTGAAGAAAAACTATTATCCAGTACAAAAAGAGCATACGATCTATCCAAATTTATTAGTAAAGAAGATATTGATATTGCAATTACTAAACATTCAATTGAACTTCCACGTGTAGCTTTTGGACTTGGAATTCCAAATATTTTTATTTTAGATAATGAACATGCAATTGCTGCTAATAAATTAACACTTCCATTAACAAACAAATTAATAATTCCAGAAATCTTTGATGTATGGAATACTATTAAATTTGGAATGAATCCCAACAACATTGTACAATACAATGGAACCTGTGAAATTACTCATCTTGAGGATTTTAAATACAATGAAAAGATATTAGAAACTCTTAACTTAGATTTAGATGATAATAAAAAAATTATTCTAATGAGACCTGAGCCTTCATTAGCATCATACTTACATACTGATTGTACAAAGTCTGTACTAACACCAATTGTTAATGAATTAAAAGACATTGCAAACATACTAGTTATTCCTAGATTTAAAGCACAAAGTACAATATTTAAAGATATTCCACATGTACATGTTATAAAAACACCTGTAGATACATTTAGTTTAACAAAAAGAGCAGATCTTTTAATTGGCGCTGGAGGTACTATGAATCGTGAAGCTGCACTGCTTAAAACTCCAGTAATTTCATGTTATCCTGGAAAAGTACTATCTGTAGATAAATATTACATTGAAAAAGGTTTAATGAAGCGTTCAACAGATTTAAATGAAATTATAAAGTTGGCTAAAGAATTATTAACAAAAAAATCTAAAGAAGTAGAATTAAAAACAGATAATCTTATTGATTTAATTGTTGATGAAATATATAAAACATACAAGGAATTTAATAAATAA
- the hypA gene encoding hydrogenase maturation nickel metallochaperone HypA, producing the protein MHELSMANSMVEAILDTAKKNNAIKITEAILEVGELTMLNPEQLRFMMDILREDTIFEDAEIIINMIPIEVECEDCGFHGISKTDEGMDHLMAVATCPECDNTHVHILKGQECNIKTIKIEREDENA; encoded by the coding sequence ATGCATGAATTATCCATGGCAAATAGTATGGTTGAAGCTATACTTGATACTGCAAAGAAAAATAATGCTATTAAAATAACTGAAGCCATTTTAGAAGTTGGAGAACTCACTATGCTTAATCCTGAACAGTTACGTTTTATGATGGATATTTTAAGAGAAGATACTATCTTCGAGGATGCTGAAATCATAATTAACATGATACCTATTGAAGTAGAATGTGAAGATTGTGGTTTTCATGGAATTAGTAAAACTGATGAAGGTATGGATCATTTAATGGCTGTAGCCACCTGTCCTGAATGTGACAACACTCATGTTCATATTCTAAAAGGACAAGAATGTAATATTAAAACTATAAAAATTGAGAGGGAAGATGAAAATGCATAA
- the hypB gene encoding hydrogenase nickel incorporation protein HypB encodes MHNIASIEVEQDIIQANDKLASENRKKFEEKDIFAVDLVGAVGSGKTSLLETLIDEMDDKIGVIAGDILSKFDAKRIENKNVPVKGLNTGKECHLDAHLVEHALPDIPLDDISILFIENVGNLICPADFNLGAHVRTVIISVTEGDDTAEKHPMIFKGADMAIINKVDLAEAVGADADKMVEDVKTINPDIPVVKCSLKTGEGVDEIISLYKKFQNKE; translated from the coding sequence ATGCATAATATTGCTAGTATAGAAGTTGAACAAGACATAATCCAAGCTAATGATAAATTAGCTTCTGAAAATAGAAAAAAATTTGAAGAAAAAGATATTTTTGCTGTTGATTTAGTTGGAGCTGTAGGTTCTGGTAAAACATCACTTCTTGAAACTTTAATTGATGAAATGGATGATAAAATCGGTGTTATTGCAGGAGATATACTAAGTAAATTCGATGCAAAAAGAATTGAAAATAAAAATGTACCTGTAAAAGGACTTAATACTGGAAAAGAATGTCATCTTGATGCTCATCTTGTTGAACATGCACTACCTGATATCCCATTAGATGACATTTCCATATTATTCATAGAAAATGTAGGAAACCTAATTTGTCCAGCTGACTTTAATCTTGGAGCACATGTTAGAACAGTTATTATCAGTGTAACTGAAGGTGATGATACTGCTGAGAAACATCCAATGATTTTTAAAGGAGCAGACATGGCTATTATCAACAAAGTAGATTTAGCTGAAGCTGTAGGTGCAGATGCTGATAAAATGGTTGAAGATGTTAAAACAATAAATCCTGATATACCTGTTGTTAAATGTAGTTTAAAAACTGGTGAAGGTGTAGATGAAATTATTAGTCTATACAAGAAATTCCAAAATAAAGAATAA